The Planifilum fimeticola nucleotide sequence TTTCCTCCAATTGTTCCGGCGACAGCGTCTCGCAGCGTCCGATCAGCTTGGCGCCGAAAGCCAATTGGGCGACGGTTTCGATGATCTCCGCCCGGACATAGGCGGAGGACAGGTTTTCCCCCACGGTGATCACCCCGTGGTTTTTCAGAAGCGCTCCATTGGCGCCGGCGCTCTTGAGCGCCTCAACGGCGTTCCTGGCCAACTCCTCCGAACCGTATACGGCATAGTCCGCCACCGGGACCCGGTCCCCGATTTCGGCGATCAGATAATGAACGGTGGGAATCTCTTCCCCCGCACACGCAAACATGGTGGCATAGGTGGAATGGGTATGGACGACCGCCCGCACATCGGACCGGAGCCGATAGATCGCGCTGTGCATCGGCGTCTCCGAGGAAGGTTTGCGGCTTCCCCGGACCGGCGTGCCGCTTTCCAGATCCACCTGCACCAAATCCTCCGTGGTGATCTCGTCATAGGGAATCGCCGAGGGGGTGATCCACATCCGGTCGGGGTTCTCCGGATCCCGGATGCTGACGTTTCCGCTCGTACCCCGCACCAGCCCCGTGCGATACAGCTCCTTGGCGGTGTGAACCAGTTCCTTCAGCTGTTCCATCAAACATTCCCCCATCCTCGTTTCGATTCAAATCGCCCGCACCAACGCCTCGGCGGTGGCCTCCGTGGTGATCAGAATGTGAACCAAATCTCCGCGCAGCGCCCCGACGATCGCCCGGATCTTGTTTTCTCCGTAGGCGATGCCGATGCGCAGGTTGATTCGCAAGAAGTCTTCCCTGGAAGCGCCGATGACCCGTTCGCTCAGGTCATCAAAGGAAAAATTCCCGTTCTCATCGTAGAAATGGAGAA carries:
- a CDS encoding class II aldolase/adducin family protein; protein product: MEQLKELVHTAKELYRTGLVRGTSGNVSIRDPENPDRMWITPSAIPYDEITTEDLVQVDLESGTPVRGSRKPSSETPMHSAIYRLRSDVRAVVHTHSTYATMFACAGEEIPTVHYLIAEIGDRVPVADYAVYGSEELARNAVEALKSAGANGALLKNHGVITVGENLSSAYVRAEIIETVAQLAFGAKLIGRCETLSPEQLEETRKKFVSYFAVSKR